Below is a window of Impatiens glandulifera chromosome 2, dImpGla2.1, whole genome shotgun sequence DNA.
GAAATTGTTGAAGGACAAGTTAAGGTTGATCAAGGAAAGTTTCTCCAAGAATGTTGGGATTTCTCCCGATAGATTATTCCTCGACAGGTCAAGGATTTTAAGACCTCTCAAGAATTCCATCGACTTGGGAATAGATCCTTGGAGCATGTTTCCTTGCAGGAATAGGGATTCGAGGCTGGTACAACTGCTTATCCGGCTAGGAATCTCACCGGACAAGTCATTATTCGATATATCTAACAACGTCAAACTTTTGAGTTCTCCGATCTCTGAAGGAAGTGGGCCGGACAGATGATTATGAGATAAGTTGAGCAAAATCGATAGAGATGAAACTTGGAAAAGTTCTTTGGGAATGGTTCCACTCAAGTTATTTTGTTCAAGACGCAAAAATACTAATCTTTGGCAGTTGCCAATGCTGGAAGGTATCGTCCCCTCTAGGTTATTGTTACTTAAATAGAGCTCATTCATCAAAGAAAGATTCCCGATTGATTCCGGAATAGTTCCCGAAAGCTGATTTTCAAAGAGGGTAAGTCTCTGCAACTTTTGAAGTCGACCTATGGTACTAGGTATCGGCCCAGTGAATCGATTATATGCCAAGCCTAACAAAGACACGTTCACAAGGTTTCCGATGGTCGGAGGAATTCTGCCATGCAGTTGGTTTGCAGCAAGGTTGAAGTGATGCATATTTGATGATAGATTCCCTACAGAATCGGGAAGCACTCCTCTAAACTGGTTTCTAACTGTGCTCAACAAGTCCAAATCGCTGCAATTAGTAAGCGACTCGAGGAAATGCATTTCGTCAAAATCCCCACTCcctaaattgttaaaattaaaattaagacgCAAGAGATTCACTAGTTTGCTGAAATCAACTTTCAGTTTTCCACTGAAGTCGTTAGAGTCAAAACATAGTTCCTTGGCTTTGGTGAGATTCCCTATTGAATTTGGAAGTTGTCCGGTAAAGTTGTTAACTTGGAGTTGAAGCAATTCCAAATGCGGGAACATGTTGCCAAAGTAGGGCGGAAGACTTCCGTGAAGATTATTAAATGATAAAGATAAAACATTCAAGTTGGAGAGGTTATACAATGATGAAGGGATCGTACCAGAGATCTGATTATTACTCAATCCAAGTTGTAAGAGGTTCTTTAATTGCCCCAAGTTATTTGGAATAGTTCCACCAAAGAGATTATTTGCAGCAGAGAAGGACTCAAGAGAAGTGATATTTCCCACAAATTTTGGAATTCCTCCAGTTAAATTGTTTTCATGTACGACGATCACCTTGAGCATCGACAAGGAGCTAAATTCTTCTGGGATGGTTCCCACCAGATTATTGTACCCAATAAATAGACGCATGAGGCTGGAGCAGCGCGACAGGCTGACCGGAATCCTTCCCTGGAAACTGTTACTTGAGAGCGATAATACTTTGAGCCTGTACAAGCCACCTATTTCATTTGGGATTTCCCCATGGAAAGTATTGTTGTTCAGCCACAGTCGTCTAAGAAAGGTGAGATTGCCTACATGAGGAGACAAGGTGCCCGACAAACCCGAAGAGCTTAGATAGATGAGAGTGACCCTCTTGTGCCTTTTACCGCAGAACACACCTTCCCAATTGCAGAAATGGGAAGACTCGTTCCATGAACTCAAAGCTCCCCCACCAAAAGGGTCCAGGGTCTTGGACTTCATAGCCAATAGTGCAGCATGATCAGTCTCATTATTCTTAAGAGCATCAGTAGTAATGATTATAATGATGAGTGCCAATTGTTGTAGCACCAACCAGAACCTCATTTTTGGAATTGTAAGAGTATGCATCACACATCAGCAGACTATGGCAATATATACAAGCCAAggaagtttttattttttttctaaataaaagcaTTAAAAAACTTAAAGCTTCAGACGTTTTTTGCACGAAACAAAGTTAGATGGGGAGACTTGACTTAGACTTTGAGATCACATAAATTGTGTTGACTTGGAAATTATACATAATTGGAAATTTTGGGAGAACAAGAGACACTGTGTTGACTTGACGACATTGAAATCACAGCCACACATGAAGGCAATGCATAAGGTAATAACTTAATTTAGACATACATGACGTTTTCTTGTGTGGACTATTCAAATGATCCACTCAAAGTCTCAAACTTTTTCAACAATGACAAGCAAACACTTATATTGCATCAAGCTCAAACTTTTTTCATGCATAATGGCGAAGTTAAGTTATGTTAGACTGCCATTAGTGCCTGACTTGGCTGTCTAGAATTAAGTATCAACTTTTTGTTACTTTGAATGTATTTTCATCCTAAAAATTGCATCCCACAGACATAAACAG
It encodes the following:
- the LOC124923954 gene encoding putative receptor-like protein kinase At3g47110 isoform X2: MHTLTIPKMRFWLVLQQLALIIIIITTDALKNNETDHAALLAMKSKTLDPFGGGALSSWNESSHFCNWEGVFCGKRHKRVTLIYLSSSGLSGTLSPHVGNLTFLRRLWLNNNTFHGEIPNEIGGLYRLKVLSLSSNSFQGRIPVSLSRCSSLMRLFIGYNNLVGTIPEEFSSLSMLKVIVVHENNLTGGIPKFVGNITSLESFSAANNLFGGTIPNNLGQLKNLLQLGLSNNQISGTIPSSLYNLSNLNVLSLSFNNLHGSLPPYFGNMFPHLELLQLQVNNFTGQLPNSIGNLTKAKELCFDSNDFSGKLKVDFSKLVNLLRLNFNFNNLGSGDFDEMHFLESLTNCSDLDLLSTVRNQFRGVLPDSVGNLSSNMHHFNLAANQLHGRIPPTIGNLVNVSLLGLAYNRFTGPIPSTIGRLQKLQRLTLFENQLSGTIPESIGNLSLMNELYLSNNNLEGTIPSSIGNCQRLVFLRLEQNNLSGTIPKELFQVSSLSILLNLSHNHLSGPLPSEIGELKSLTLLDISNNDLSGEIPSRISSCTSLESLFLQGNMLQGSIPKSMEFLRGLKILDLSRNNLSGEIPTFLEKLSLINLNLSFNNFNGELPLQGPFANSNAVSVYGNDRLCGGIPSLQLPRCPVNSNFFFSSKRIFAIVGASIIIGILILISSMVFYLRKRKREPTTLELLPKESFVHVSYGELLNATDGFSSNNLIGAGSFGFVYSGVLDQIGDVAIKVLNLVNRGAMRSFMAECKALKDIRHRNLVKIITCCSSIDFQGNEFKALVYELLVNGNLEKWLHPSQETSRLEFNLPQRLSVAIDVASALDYLHFQCETPIIHCDLKPSNILLDQQMVAHVGDFGLARLYNPEIGISHHSSSMGVIGTVGYAAPGQAFAGEAIEIVMDPTILQSDTATGQRDSYLIAMVKIGLACSEELPQNRMSMTNVVRELQLIKETMFK
- the LOC124923954 gene encoding putative receptor-like protein kinase At3g47110 isoform X1, whose product is MHTLTIPKMRFWLVLQQLALIIIIITTDALKNNETDHAALLAMKSKTLDPFGGGALSSWNESSHFCNWEGVFCGKRHKRVTLIYLSSSGLSGTLSPHVGNLTFLRRLWLNNNTFHGEIPNEIGGLYRLKVLSLSSNSFQGRIPVSLSRCSSLMRLFIGYNNLVGTIPEEFSSLSMLKVIVVHENNLTGGIPKFVGNITSLESFSAANNLFGGTIPNNLGQLKNLLQLGLSNNQISGTIPSSLYNLSNLNVLSLSFNNLHGSLPPYFGNMFPHLELLQLQVNNFTGQLPNSIGNLTKAKELCFDSNDFSGKLKVDFSKLVNLLRLNFNFNNLGSGDFDEMHFLESLTNCSDLDLLSTVRNQFRGVLPDSVGNLSSNMHHFNLAANQLHGRIPPTIGNLVNVSLLGLAYNRFTGPIPSTIGRLQKLQRLTLFENQLSGTIPESIGNLSLMNELYLSNNNLEGTIPSSIGNCQRLVFLRLEQNNLSGTIPKELFQVSSLSILLNLSHNHLSGPLPSEIGELKSLTLLDISNNDLSGEIPSRISSCTSLESLFLQGNMLQGSIPKSMEFLRGLKILDLSRNNLSGEIPTFLEKLSLINLNLSFNNFNGELPLQGPFANSNAVSVYGNDRLCGGIPSLQLPRCPVNSNFFFSSKRIFAIVGASIIIGILILISSMVFYLRKRKREPTTLELLPKESFVHVSYGELLNATDGFSSNNLIGAGSFGFVYSGVLDQIGDVAIKVLNLVNRGAMRSFMAECKALKDIRHRNLVKIITCCSSIDFQGNEFKALVYELLVNGNLEKWLHPSQETSRLEFNLPQRLSVAIDVASALDYLHFQCETPIIHCDLKPSNILLDQQMVAHVGDFGLARLYNPEIGISHHSSSMGVIGTVGYAAPEYGLGSEMSIKGDVYSYGILLLEMLTGKRPTDLMFTGGLNIRNFAGQAFAGEAIEIVMDPTILQSDTATGQRDSYLIAMVKIGLACSEELPQNRMSMTNVVRELQLIKETMFK